The genomic DNA CACATGTCCACGGTCGAGGGCGGCATGATCTGCACCGACGACGAGGACATGTTCAACGCCGTCAGGATGCTGCGCTCCCACGGCATGGTGCGCGAGGCCCCGTCCGCAGCTGTCAGGAAGCGCTACGAGGAGGAGAATCCGGACCTGTCCCCGGACTTCATCTTTGCCTTCCCGGCCTTCAATATCCGCTCCACCGAGATCAACGCCGTGCTCGGCCGCAGCCAGCTGAAAAGGCTGGACGCCAACAACGCCGTGCGCACCCGCAACTTCAGGCTTTTCCTTGAGCGGCTCGACCCGGCGAAGTACAGGACGGAATTCGATCTGGAAGGCAGCTGCAACTACGCCTTCAACGTGGTCTTCCGCAAGCCGGACACCGAATTCCGCGCGCGCTTCGAGGCCGCCCTGCACGCGGCGGGCGTGGAGTTCCGGCGCGGCAGCGCGGGCGGCGGCAACCAGCTGCGGCAGCACTACCTCAAGGGCATCGTGCCCCAAGACGCCTGGAAGGACTTCCCGGAAGTGGAGCACATCCACCACTTCGGTTATTACATCGGCAACTATCCGATGCTGGAAGAGGCGCGCGTCGTCGAGCTGTGTGACATCCTCAACTCCATAGAGTAGGCCCCATGACCAGGCATGACATCGTTTTTTTGAAGCCGGGCAGTCAGAAGGCGCTCTACGGCGAGTTGTCGGATTTCAAGCTGACCGGGCTGGAGCCTCCCCTGTGGGGGGCCATCCTGGCCGGGTTCATGCGCGCCAAGGGCTATGCCACGGCCCTGTTCGACGCGGAGATAGAGGGCTGGTCCTGGCAGGAGGCCGCTGCCAGGGTGGTTGAGGCCGGGCCGACCCTGGCCGTCATCTCGGTCTCGGGCTCCAACCCCTCGGCCTCCACCATGAACATGGTCGGAGCCAGCGCCATCGCCCGGCACATCAAGGAGATCGCGCCGACCATGCCCGTGGCCATCTGCGGGTTGCACCCGAGCGCGCTGCCCGGACGGACCTGCGAGGAGGAGCATGTCGATTTCGTGGTCAGGGGCGAAGGGTTTGAAACCCTGCCGCAACTGGTCGAGGCGCTCAAGGCGGGTGCGGATCTCGCCGCC from Pseudodesulfovibrio aespoeensis Aspo-2 includes the following:
- a CDS encoding DegT/DnrJ/EryC1/StrS family aminotransferase, producing MAYAFPLMDDNITKQDLDTLIEFLQGLPRLTQSANVAAFEEEWSRWVGVKHSVFVNSGASANLATITALKHLYGDGEVIVPSLTWVSDISSVLWNNLTPVFVDINPRNLCMDEDQILDRITDRTRAVFMTYVQGFNGLSDRLLDGLAARNIPLIEDVCESHGATFMGRRLGSFGLASNFSFYFAHHMSTVEGGMICTDDEDMFNAVRMLRSHGMVREAPSAAVRKRYEEENPDLSPDFIFAFPAFNIRSTEINAVLGRSQLKRLDANNAVRTRNFRLFLERLDPAKYRTEFDLEGSCNYAFNVVFRKPDTEFRARFEAALHAAGVEFRRGSAGGGNQLRQHYLKGIVPQDAWKDFPEVEHIHHFGYYIGNYPMLEEARVVELCDILNSIE